A genomic segment from Actinoplanes sichuanensis encodes:
- a CDS encoding PP2C family protein-serine/threonine phosphatase yields the protein MTLTLRYAAQSDRGLIRDLNQDSVYAGPRLLAVADGMGGMAAGDVASNIVIAAMAHLDDDVPGDAMVDALRHAVGTANQQLRDTVDANPQLEGMGTTLTAVLFSGSKFGMVHIGDSRAYLLRKGEFAQITKDDTYVQMLVDEGRVSPEEASSHPQRSLLTRALDGRDIDPEYSVRQVLKGDRYLICSDGLSGVVSGETIGQTMRELADPKACVERLVQLALRGGGPDNITVIIADATDADIMEQAPIVGGAASLDRGNTTVADSSTSAARAAALKPPPRPAQPEPSGGYERDAEPAGHPVRTTLMVLALIAVLGGGLWVGWRYTQNQYYVGASEQGQLAIFQGVPGQIAGLDLSTVSETSNVRLDDLTTAAQVRVKDGIHAKNQTDARTILADLTSDEPSNSNLKPICTVAGTTPSTAASPSLAPKPSGSASAPAASESAPPAVDPVGCRTVD from the coding sequence ATGACCCTGACCCTGCGCTATGCCGCTCAGAGCGACCGCGGTCTGATCCGAGACCTGAACCAGGACTCCGTCTACGCCGGGCCGCGACTTCTCGCTGTCGCGGACGGCATGGGCGGTATGGCCGCTGGTGACGTCGCGTCCAACATCGTCATCGCTGCGATGGCCCATCTCGACGACGACGTCCCCGGGGACGCCATGGTCGATGCCCTGCGGCACGCCGTCGGGACAGCCAATCAGCAGCTCCGGGACACCGTCGACGCCAACCCTCAGCTGGAGGGGATGGGGACCACGCTCACCGCGGTCCTCTTCTCCGGCAGCAAGTTCGGGATGGTGCACATCGGCGACTCCCGGGCCTACCTTCTGCGCAAGGGTGAGTTCGCGCAGATCACCAAGGACGACACGTACGTCCAGATGCTGGTCGACGAGGGCCGGGTCAGTCCGGAGGAGGCGAGCAGCCATCCGCAACGCTCGCTGCTCACCCGTGCGCTGGACGGCCGCGACATCGACCCGGAGTACTCGGTTCGCCAGGTGCTCAAGGGCGACCGCTACCTGATCTGCAGCGACGGGCTCTCCGGCGTGGTCAGCGGCGAGACCATCGGGCAGACCATGCGCGAGCTCGCCGACCCGAAGGCCTGCGTCGAGCGGCTGGTGCAGTTGGCGCTGCGCGGCGGTGGGCCGGACAACATCACGGTCATCATCGCCGACGCCACCGATGCCGACATCATGGAGCAGGCGCCGATCGTCGGTGGCGCCGCGTCACTCGACCGGGGTAACACCACGGTCGCGGACAGTTCCACCTCGGCGGCGCGGGCCGCCGCGCTCAAGCCCCCGCCCCGCCCGGCCCAGCCCGAGCCGTCCGGTGGCTACGAGCGTGACGCGGAGCCGGCTGGACACCCGGTCCGGACGACGCTGATGGTGCTGGCTCTGATCGCGGTGCTCGGCGGCGGCCTCTGGGTCGGCTGGCGGTACACCCAGAACCAGTACTACGTGGGTGCGAGCGAGCAGGGTCAGCTCGCCATCTTCCAGGGTGTGCCCGGCCAGATCGCCGGTCTCGACCTGTCGACGGTGAGCGAGACCAGCAACGTGCGCCTGGACGACCTGACGACGGCGGCCCAGGTGCGGGTCAAGGACGGCATCCACGCCAAGAATCAGACCGACGCCCGGACCATCCTGGCCGACCTGACCAGCGACGAGCCGTCGAACTCGAACCTCAAGCCGATCTGCACCGTCGCCGGTACGACGCCATCGACCGCGGCTTCGCCGAGTTTGGCGCCGAAACCGAGCGGGTCCGCCTCCGCTCCGGCTGCTTCCGAAAGTGCTCCGCCGGCGGTCGATCCGGTCGGGTGCCGGACCGTCGACTGA
- a CDS encoding FHA domain-containing protein FhaB/FipA has protein sequence MPEFVLTVARFGFLILLWIFVFTVVGVIRRDLFAGGRTKSIVASPRGVGGAVLQGRPAKVKRGKAARQLVVTAGNLAGTRITLGEAPITIGRAEDSTLVITDDFASARHARLVPREGQWFVEDLGSTNGTYLDRGKVSGPTPVPLGVPIRIGRTSLELRP, from the coding sequence TTGCCCGAATTCGTCCTCACCGTCGCCCGGTTCGGATTTCTCATCCTTCTGTGGATCTTCGTGTTCACGGTTGTCGGGGTGATCCGGCGGGATCTCTTCGCGGGCGGCCGGACCAAGAGCATCGTCGCCAGCCCTCGGGGGGTGGGTGGCGCGGTGCTGCAGGGCCGGCCGGCGAAGGTGAAACGCGGTAAGGCAGCGCGGCAACTGGTCGTGACTGCCGGCAACCTGGCCGGCACGAGGATCACTCTCGGTGAAGCCCCGATCACGATCGGGCGGGCCGAGGATTCGACGCTGGTCATCACCGATGACTTCGCGTCGGCCCGGCACGCCCGCCTGGTGCCTCGCGAGGGCCAGTGGTTCGTCGAGGACCTCGGCTCGACCAACGGCACCTACCTTGATCGCGGTAAGGTCTCCGGACCCACTCCAGTCCCCCTTGGCGTTCCGATCCGGATCGGGCGCACTTCCCTCGAGTTACGGCCATGA
- a CDS encoding FhaA domain-containing protein: MSSEPEEEPVSVLQRFEKRLEGLVEGAFAKVFKGVVHPVEILNAMQREAEAHKAILAGGRTLVPNRYVIDLSPYDHSRLAPYAAALAQELAQSQAEFIGEQAWTVYGDVIVEIERGDGLDTGMFRVTAEVYTGGEVAPVQQPAYDAGPQYSPYDQQGGGYQQHHHGGPRSVGLVSGDGRTYPLQMGSTVIGRGDQANLRLPDVGISRRHARLDYDGNQVVLTDLGSTNGTMVNGQRVSAVALNPGDMIQLGTTTLTFRVDG; the protein is encoded by the coding sequence ATGTCCTCGGAACCCGAGGAGGAGCCGGTGAGCGTGCTGCAGCGCTTTGAGAAGCGATTGGAAGGCCTGGTCGAAGGGGCCTTCGCCAAGGTCTTCAAGGGTGTCGTGCACCCTGTGGAGATTCTGAATGCCATGCAGCGGGAGGCCGAGGCGCACAAGGCCATCCTGGCCGGTGGTCGCACTCTCGTGCCCAACCGTTACGTGATCGATCTGTCGCCCTACGACCACAGTCGGCTGGCGCCGTATGCCGCCGCGCTGGCGCAGGAGTTGGCGCAGTCCCAGGCCGAGTTCATCGGCGAGCAGGCCTGGACGGTGTATGGCGATGTGATCGTCGAGATCGAGCGGGGCGACGGCCTGGACACGGGCATGTTCCGTGTCACCGCGGAGGTGTACACGGGTGGCGAGGTCGCCCCGGTGCAGCAGCCCGCGTATGACGCCGGCCCGCAGTACTCGCCCTACGACCAGCAGGGTGGTGGCTACCAGCAGCATCACCACGGCGGGCCGCGCAGTGTGGGTCTGGTCTCCGGTGACGGGCGGACCTACCCGCTGCAGATGGGTTCGACGGTGATCGGTCGTGGCGATCAGGCGAACCTGCGTCTGCCCGACGTCGGCATCTCGCGCCGGCACGCCCGGCTGGACTACGACGGCAACCAGGTCGTGTTGACCGATCTGGGCTCGACCAACGGCACCATGGTCAACGGTCAGCGAGTGTCCGCCGTCGCGCTGAACCCGGGCGACATGATCCAGCTCGGGACCACGACGCTCACCTTCCGAGTGGACGGCTAG
- a CDS encoding WecB/TagA/CpsF family glycosyltransferase, translating into MEQGKRNVLGVLVDATDYATATARIIEAAREQRPFAVTALAVHGVMTGVEDPAHNARLNSFDLVTPDGQPVRWALNLLHGAGLTDRVYGPTLTLKVVEQAAAEGLPVYLYGSTEPTLERLVPALQGMFPALKIAGVEASKFRKSQPGEPEAIAERIKASGARVVLVGLGCPRQEVFTYAMRPLLDMPLLAVGAAFDYHAGLLKNPPAWMQKYALEWLWRLGLEPKRLWKRYILLNPAYLSRLGAQKLGLWKATPPAPATVPVAEFAV; encoded by the coding sequence GTGGAGCAGGGCAAGCGCAACGTTCTCGGTGTGCTTGTGGATGCGACTGACTACGCGACTGCTACGGCTCGGATCATCGAGGCCGCACGGGAGCAGCGGCCGTTCGCGGTCACCGCTCTGGCCGTGCACGGTGTGATGACCGGTGTCGAGGATCCGGCACACAATGCCCGGCTCAACTCCTTCGATCTCGTTACCCCGGATGGGCAGCCGGTTCGGTGGGCGCTGAATCTGTTGCACGGGGCCGGCCTCACCGATCGGGTGTACGGGCCGACCCTGACCCTGAAGGTGGTCGAGCAGGCCGCCGCCGAAGGTCTGCCGGTTTATCTGTATGGCTCCACTGAGCCGACTCTCGAACGGCTGGTGCCCGCCCTACAGGGGATGTTCCCGGCTCTGAAGATCGCCGGCGTGGAGGCCTCGAAATTCCGGAAGTCGCAGCCCGGTGAGCCGGAGGCGATCGCCGAGCGGATCAAGGCCTCCGGTGCCCGGGTGGTCCTGGTCGGGCTCGGGTGCCCTCGGCAGGAGGTCTTCACCTACGCCATGCGGCCGCTACTGGACATGCCGCTGCTGGCCGTGGGTGCGGCGTTCGACTATCACGCCGGCCTGCTCAAGAACCCGCCGGCGTGGATGCAGAAGTACGCGCTGGAGTGGCTGTGGCGTCTCGGCCTGGAGCCCAAGCGGCTGTGGAAGCGGTACATCCTGCTGAACCCGGCCTACCTGAGCCGGCTCGGCGCGCAGAAGCTCGGCCTGTGGAAGGCGACCCCACCGGCCCCGGCGACCGTGCCGGTGGCCGAGTTCGCCGTCTGA
- a CDS encoding DUF397 domain-containing protein, with protein sequence MEAKGLRVDLNHARWFKSTRSGPNCDNCVEVAFVGEAIAVRDSKNPSGPALIFTTAEWDAFVGGAKDGEFDL encoded by the coding sequence ATCGAGGCGAAGGGCCTCCGAGTCGATCTGAACCACGCACGGTGGTTCAAGAGCACGCGAAGCGGCCCCAACTGCGACAACTGTGTCGAGGTCGCATTCGTCGGTGAAGCGATCGCGGTGCGGGACTCGAAGAACCCGTCCGGACCTGCGCTGATCTTCACGACGGCCGAGTGGGACGCCTTCGTGGGCGGCGCCAAGGACGGCGAGTTCGACCTCTGA
- a CDS encoding helix-turn-helix domain-containing protein, with product MNRRRSPTLRRRRLGVELRRLREAAGVTIDVVAERLGCSPSKISRIETGHTSATTADVSDMLAFYGVNTDIAEGLVGIARDARQRGWWHPYSTVLNSTYVGFEAEARSIRTYEQQVIPGLLQTEDYALALIGSARWDDTDQRIAQRVRVRMQRQSLLIQDDPIDLWVVLDEAVVSRPVGGDEVMREQFQHLLEVTRLPNVTLQILPFAVGAHAAMDGAFAILDFPSDGDPDLVFAENAAGGLFLEKDDELRKYREVFDTIRAAALDPESSSEMIKVLVEEPLWKSRRRASESI from the coding sequence GTGAATCGACGCCGCAGTCCCACCCTTCGTCGACGCCGCCTCGGTGTGGAACTGCGCAGACTGCGTGAGGCGGCCGGCGTGACCATCGACGTGGTGGCCGAACGGCTCGGCTGTTCGCCATCCAAGATATCCCGCATCGAAACCGGACATACCAGCGCCACGACGGCCGATGTAAGCGACATGTTGGCCTTTTATGGTGTGAATACGGACATTGCGGAAGGTCTCGTCGGAATTGCTCGTGATGCCCGTCAGCGAGGCTGGTGGCATCCCTATTCAACCGTCCTGAACAGCACTTATGTGGGCTTCGAGGCCGAAGCTAGATCAATTAGGACGTACGAGCAGCAAGTAATTCCGGGTCTATTGCAGACGGAGGACTATGCGCTCGCTCTCATTGGATCCGCCCGATGGGATGACACCGACCAGAGAATCGCGCAACGTGTCCGCGTCCGCATGCAACGCCAGTCGTTGTTGATTCAGGACGATCCAATCGATCTTTGGGTGGTGCTCGATGAAGCGGTGGTGAGTCGTCCGGTCGGTGGTGATGAGGTCATGCGTGAGCAGTTCCAACACCTGCTCGAGGTGACCCGTCTGCCGAACGTGACTCTCCAGATCCTGCCGTTCGCTGTCGGCGCACACGCCGCGATGGACGGCGCGTTCGCGATCCTCGACTTCCCCTCGGACGGTGACCCCGACCTGGTGTTCGCGGAAAATGCGGCCGGCGGGCTCTTCCTGGAGAAGGACGACGAGCTCCGTAAGTACCGGGAGGTGTTCGACACCATCCGGGCCGCCGCCCTCGATCCGGAGTCGTCCAGCGAGATGATCAAAGTGCTGGTAGAGGAGCCATTGTGGAAATCGAGGCGAAGGGCCTCCGAGTCGATCTGA
- a CDS encoding PASTA domain-containing protein: MPEEHDPDPTADRPDSGDGDRDVWTGRAGVRPYGAVPRDRYDQEGDWADPGQTEPSGHWWTPIAVGSVSLVLLALLGFGIMVIVQNSGDDTETPGDTPTAAQLPAETGAGATTPAVATTATTVPTTDAADPEVNVPALRGMPLADAQAALERSGLGWRILRRESDAEPDTVIDCDPAEGQQVPSDTRVTLIVASARAGTPTSPAPVTTTPSNGATR, encoded by the coding sequence ATGCCCGAAGAGCACGATCCGGACCCGACGGCCGATCGTCCTGATTCAGGCGATGGTGACCGTGATGTGTGGACCGGGCGGGCCGGCGTGCGGCCGTACGGTGCGGTGCCACGGGATCGGTACGACCAGGAGGGCGACTGGGCCGACCCGGGACAGACCGAGCCGTCCGGGCATTGGTGGACTCCGATCGCGGTCGGCAGCGTCTCGTTGGTTCTGCTCGCGCTGCTCGGCTTCGGGATCATGGTGATCGTGCAGAATTCCGGCGACGACACCGAGACACCCGGGGACACGCCGACGGCCGCGCAGTTGCCCGCCGAGACGGGTGCCGGCGCGACCACACCGGCCGTGGCGACGACGGCAACCACAGTGCCGACGACGGACGCGGCCGATCCGGAGGTGAACGTGCCGGCTCTGCGTGGCATGCCTCTTGCCGACGCGCAGGCGGCACTGGAGCGGTCCGGTCTGGGTTGGCGGATCCTCCGCCGGGAGAGTGACGCCGAACCGGACACGGTGATCGACTGTGACCCCGCGGAAGGGCAGCAGGTGCCGTCCGACACCCGGGTGACCCTGATCGTCGCGTCGGCGAGGGCGGGCACGCCGACGTCGCCGGCGCCCGTGACTACCACGCCCTCGAACGGCGCTACCCGTTAG
- a CDS encoding Hansenula MRAKII killer toxin-resistant protein 1: MAEKGWTTQAATAAGIAAGAGAAQLGLGYGLGVIAWPVSATEADSVWLGSLGWATWITASATVLGAVIAGRLRAERSDRWRGLWRFALATASALGALVIVALVALPARNAVREGALSPQAVAAGYATAGLLAGLVVAFWAVSSGPVAANLIGTALWLWALAIAGVVAELVTGRDFATYLTSWQFAESVSPVQYGGIYWPSALLTLFAAFGIGLVAAIPAVWRGELGLGTAISGAVGPLLVAFSFLMLAPLLTEAMGPIESAYLIAPYAVLAGLGGSALTVGIAKGRRNRLERREQPALPSGPPNSAAEPKDRIAGRAMPAQRASVPPKPAAPPVPPKPTASAAPKPTAPPIAKPGASGTPKPGTSPKPATSAVVDPEIAAAARPTGRAPAKRKNGNGESPRPTITPPPANPTVAKINPDKS, encoded by the coding sequence ATGGCCGAGAAGGGCTGGACAACACAAGCCGCCACCGCGGCCGGGATCGCAGCCGGCGCCGGGGCCGCACAACTGGGTCTCGGGTATGGGCTGGGCGTGATCGCCTGGCCGGTCAGCGCGACCGAAGCGGACAGCGTCTGGCTGGGCAGTCTCGGCTGGGCCACCTGGATCACGGCGAGCGCGACAGTGCTCGGCGCGGTGATCGCCGGGCGGCTGCGGGCCGAGCGTTCGGATCGTTGGCGTGGGCTGTGGCGATTCGCTCTGGCAACCGCCTCCGCACTCGGCGCGCTGGTGATCGTCGCGCTGGTCGCGCTCCCGGCTCGGAACGCGGTCCGCGAGGGCGCGCTGTCACCACAGGCGGTGGCCGCCGGTTACGCGACGGCCGGTCTACTGGCCGGGCTGGTGGTGGCGTTCTGGGCGGTCTCGTCCGGACCGGTCGCGGCCAACCTGATCGGGACGGCGCTGTGGCTGTGGGCGTTGGCGATCGCCGGAGTGGTGGCCGAGTTGGTCACCGGTCGCGACTTCGCCACCTATCTGACCAGCTGGCAGTTCGCCGAGTCGGTCAGCCCTGTGCAGTATGGCGGGATCTACTGGCCGAGCGCTCTGCTGACACTGTTCGCGGCCTTCGGCATCGGCCTGGTCGCGGCGATTCCGGCGGTCTGGCGGGGTGAGCTCGGCCTCGGTACGGCGATCTCCGGCGCGGTCGGTCCACTGCTGGTGGCGTTCTCGTTCCTCATGCTCGCTCCACTTTTGACCGAGGCGATGGGTCCGATCGAGTCGGCGTACCTGATCGCGCCCTATGCCGTTCTGGCCGGGCTCGGTGGCTCGGCTCTGACTGTCGGAATAGCGAAGGGTCGTCGCAACCGCCTCGAACGGCGCGAGCAGCCCGCCCTGCCGTCCGGCCCGCCGAACTCGGCCGCCGAGCCGAAGGACCGGATCGCCGGACGCGCGATGCCGGCACAGCGGGCCTCCGTCCCGCCGAAGCCCGCCGCACCCCCGGTCCCGCCGAAACCGACCGCATCCGCCGCGCCGAAGCCGACCGCACCCCCTATCGCGAAGCCCGGCGCATCCGGCACCCCGAAGCCCGGCACCTCGCCGAAGCCGGCAACGTCCGCCGTCGTCGATCCGGAGATCGCCGCTGCCGCACGGCCCACCGGGCGGGCGCCGGCGAAGCGCAAGAACGGCAACGGCGAGTCACCACGCCCCACGATCACGCCCCCACCAGCAAACCCCACCGTCGCCAAGATCAATCCAGACAAGTCGTAG
- a CDS encoding glutamate-cysteine ligase family protein, with translation MGKDLVTAVFSPHDRVAFRRKVRRCLDVLTGMLDTVPFQAGAPTAGLEIEINLVDADAAPAMRNAEILADLGDPRFQPELGRFNLELNVPPRGLSGDGLADFEQDILDALRGAAECAGKGECRLVLVGMLPTLTQDHVVLANLSDNERFRALDAEIAGARGDEFHIDIRGVERLVTSSDTIAPEASCTSAQFHIQVAPDDFARHWNASQAIAGVQLALGANSPFLYGRQLWAETRIPFFEQATDARPDEFSAQGVRPRVWFGDRWIDSILDLYEENLRYFPPLLPELNAEDPVAVRDSGKIPQLYELRLHNGTVYRWNRPVYDVSAERPHLRVENRVLPSGPTAADVVANAALYFGLVRKLASDDPPIWSSLGFAAAEANFRAGARDGISACLTWPGVGEVPVTTLVREVLLPQAHAGLDLLGVCPTQRDRLLGIIEGRCRTGRNGASWQAAAVRAAEDRGLTRAAALREMTQRYLDHQRTNDPVHMWPL, from the coding sequence ATGGGCAAGGATCTGGTGACCGCCGTCTTCTCGCCGCATGACCGGGTCGCCTTCCGTCGGAAGGTGCGCCGCTGCCTGGACGTGCTCACCGGCATGCTGGACACCGTGCCGTTCCAGGCCGGAGCGCCGACCGCCGGTCTGGAGATCGAGATCAACCTGGTCGACGCGGACGCCGCCCCGGCCATGCGCAATGCCGAGATCCTCGCCGACCTGGGCGACCCGCGGTTCCAGCCCGAACTGGGCCGCTTCAACCTGGAGCTCAACGTTCCGCCCCGCGGATTGTCCGGGGATGGGTTGGCCGACTTCGAACAGGACATTCTGGACGCTTTGCGAGGTGCCGCGGAATGCGCCGGCAAGGGTGAGTGCCGTCTCGTGCTGGTCGGAATGCTGCCCACGCTCACCCAGGATCATGTGGTCCTGGCGAACCTGTCCGACAACGAGCGCTTCCGGGCCCTGGACGCCGAGATCGCCGGCGCTCGGGGTGACGAATTCCACATCGACATCCGCGGTGTCGAGCGACTCGTCACCAGCAGCGACACCATCGCGCCCGAAGCGTCCTGCACCAGCGCGCAGTTTCACATCCAGGTCGCGCCGGACGACTTCGCGCGCCATTGGAACGCCTCGCAGGCGATCGCCGGAGTGCAGCTCGCGCTCGGCGCCAACTCGCCGTTCCTCTACGGGCGGCAGCTCTGGGCGGAGACCCGGATCCCGTTCTTCGAGCAGGCCACCGACGCCCGGCCGGACGAGTTCAGCGCGCAGGGCGTACGGCCGCGGGTCTGGTTCGGTGATCGCTGGATCGATTCGATCCTCGACCTCTACGAGGAGAATCTCCGATATTTTCCACCCCTGCTTCCGGAGCTCAACGCTGAGGATCCGGTCGCGGTCCGCGATTCCGGAAAAATCCCGCAGCTGTACGAGCTACGCCTGCACAACGGCACGGTCTACCGCTGGAATCGTCCGGTTTATGACGTGTCCGCGGAACGACCCCACCTGCGAGTGGAGAACCGGGTGCTGCCGTCCGGCCCGACCGCTGCCGACGTGGTCGCGAACGCGGCGCTCTACTTCGGACTGGTGCGCAAGCTCGCCTCGGACGACCCGCCGATCTGGTCCAGTCTCGGTTTCGCCGCCGCCGAGGCGAACTTCCGGGCCGGCGCCCGCGACGGCATCTCGGCCTGCCTGACCTGGCCCGGTGTCGGCGAGGTGCCGGTCACCACGCTGGTCCGCGAGGTTCTGCTGCCGCAGGCGCACGCGGGCCTGGATCTGCTCGGCGTATGCCCGACCCAGCGCGACCGGTTGCTCGGCATCATCGAGGGCCGCTGCCGCACCGGCCGTAACGGCGCAAGTTGGCAGGCCGCAGCCGTCCGCGCCGCCGAGGATCGTGGCTTGACCCGGGCGGCCGCCCTGCGCGAGATGACCCAGCGCTACCTGGACCACCAGCGCACCAACGACCCGGTCCACATGTGGCCCCTCTGA
- a CDS encoding YceI family protein, with translation MTVSTREFEGLQIPAAGTYDLDAAHKRVGFVVKHLMVSKVRGQFAEATATIVVGENPLDSSVTASIKTASVETGQVDRDNHLRTGDFFEVEKYPTMEFRSTGVKSHAGAEFVLDGELTIKDVTRPVELVVEFEGATTSPYGQHVFGFSAHTEIDRDDWGLSWNVALETGGFMVSKKVKIEIEGEAVLQQPAA, from the coding sequence ATGACCGTCAGCACCCGTGAGTTCGAAGGCCTGCAGATCCCCGCCGCCGGCACCTACGACCTGGACGCGGCGCACAAGCGGGTCGGGTTCGTGGTCAAGCACCTCATGGTCAGCAAGGTTCGCGGCCAGTTCGCCGAGGCCACCGCCACCATCGTGGTCGGCGAGAACCCGCTCGACTCCTCGGTCACCGCCTCGATCAAGACGGCGAGCGTCGAGACCGGCCAGGTCGACCGGGACAACCACCTGCGCACCGGTGACTTCTTCGAGGTCGAGAAGTACCCGACCATGGAGTTCCGCAGCACGGGCGTGAAGTCGCACGCCGGTGCCGAGTTCGTGCTCGACGGCGAGCTCACCATCAAGGACGTCACCCGGCCGGTCGAGCTGGTCGTCGAGTTCGAGGGCGCCACCACCAGCCCGTACGGTCAGCATGTCTTCGGTTTCAGCGCGCACACCGAGATCGACCGTGACGACTGGGGCCTGTCCTGGAACGTCGCCCTGGAGACCGGTGGCTTCATGGTCAGCAAGAAGGTCAAGATCGAGATCGAGGGCGAGGCCGTCCTGCAGCAGCCGGCCGCCTGA
- a CDS encoding MarR family winged helix-turn-helix transcriptional regulator, producing MNKDLDDPRLTAVGLLAEAYTGLMNRLAAQFEEHRLSQVEFEVLMRLARSPGNHLRMTDLAGQTTLSTSGVTRVVDRMERTGLVRREACPSDRRSSYAVITDVGMQRLADVLPGHLELVQRWYVGLLPEAKLTELLDSLRTIRDAVNPCATAGSAETALPA from the coding sequence GTGAACAAGGACCTGGACGATCCACGCCTCACCGCAGTCGGACTGCTCGCCGAGGCGTACACCGGATTGATGAACCGGCTTGCCGCGCAGTTCGAGGAGCACCGCCTCTCCCAGGTGGAGTTCGAGGTGCTGATGCGGCTCGCCCGGTCCCCCGGCAACCACCTGCGGATGACCGATCTGGCCGGTCAGACCACGCTCTCCACCAGCGGAGTCACCCGAGTCGTCGATCGGATGGAACGCACCGGACTGGTCCGGCGGGAGGCCTGCCCGAGTGACCGGCGCAGCTCCTACGCGGTGATCACCGATGTCGGCATGCAGCGTCTCGCCGACGTCCTGCCGGGGCACCTCGAGCTCGTCCAGAGGTGGTATGTCGGTTTGCTTCCGGAGGCGAAGCTCACAGAGCTACTCGACTCGCTGCGCACGATCCGCGACGCGGTGAACCCGTGCGCGACAGCGGGCAGCGCGGAGACCGCACTGCCCGCTTGA
- a CDS encoding acyl-CoA dehydrogenase family protein has translation MVDFRLDKEYEELRDSVRQFAREQVAPVIADHYEKKTFPYEVIRQMGSMGLFGLPFPEEHGGMGGDYFALCLALEELARVDSSVAITLEAAVSLGAMPIYRFGTDEQRKQWLPRLTSGEALAAFGLTEPGAGSDASGTLTRAVLDESTGEWVINGTKAFITNSGTDITCLVNVMAVTGTNPDGSKELSTIIVPSGTPGFTVAPGYSKVGWCASDTHELSFDDVRVPAANLLGERGRGYAQFLRILDEGRIAIAALSVGLAQGCVDESVTYAKNRTAFGHAISDYQAVKFLIADMDLRAHTARLGYYDAAARMLAGDDFKRYAAIAKLNASNAAMENSRWATQVHGGYGFMNESAVGRFYRDAKILEVGEGTSEVQRMLIARGLGL, from the coding sequence ATGGTCGACTTCCGGCTCGACAAGGAGTACGAGGAGTTGCGCGACAGCGTGCGTCAGTTCGCACGTGAGCAGGTCGCACCGGTCATCGCCGACCACTACGAGAAGAAGACCTTCCCGTACGAGGTCATTCGCCAGATGGGGAGCATGGGCCTGTTCGGCCTGCCGTTCCCCGAGGAGCACGGCGGGATGGGCGGTGACTACTTCGCGCTCTGCCTGGCTCTGGAGGAACTGGCCAGGGTGGACAGTTCGGTCGCCATCACTCTGGAGGCGGCGGTTTCGCTCGGTGCCATGCCGATCTACCGTTTCGGCACCGATGAGCAGCGCAAACAGTGGCTGCCCAGGCTGACCAGCGGGGAGGCGTTGGCGGCGTTCGGGCTGACCGAGCCGGGCGCCGGTTCGGACGCGTCCGGCACGCTGACCCGGGCTGTGCTCGACGAGAGCACCGGCGAATGGGTGATCAACGGGACGAAGGCGTTCATCACGAACTCCGGTACCGACATCACCTGCCTGGTCAACGTCATGGCGGTGACCGGGACGAACCCGGACGGCAGCAAGGAACTTTCGACGATCATCGTGCCCTCGGGAACACCCGGTTTCACGGTCGCCCCGGGGTATTCGAAGGTCGGCTGGTGCGCGTCGGACACCCACGAGTTGTCCTTCGACGACGTCCGGGTGCCGGCGGCCAACCTGCTCGGCGAGCGCGGCCGGGGGTACGCCCAGTTCCTGCGGATCCTCGACGAGGGTCGGATCGCGATCGCGGCGCTGTCGGTGGGCCTGGCCCAGGGCTGCGTCGACGAGTCGGTGACCTACGCCAAGAACCGGACCGCTTTCGGTCACGCGATCAGCGACTACCAGGCGGTGAAGTTCCTCATCGCGGACATGGATCTGCGCGCCCACACGGCCCGGCTCGGCTATTACGACGCGGCGGCCCGGATGCTGGCCGGCGACGACTTCAAGCGGTACGCGGCGATCGCCAAGTTGAACGCCAGCAACGCGGCCATGGAGAACAGCCGGTGGGCCACCCAGGTGCACGGTGGGTACGGCTTCATGAACGAGTCCGCGGTCGGCCGTTTTTACCGGGACGCGAAGATCCTCGAGGTGGGCGAGGGCACGTCCGAGGTGCAGCGCATGCTCATCGCCCGAGGCCTCGGGCTGTAG